The Manihot esculenta cultivar AM560-2 chromosome 1, M.esculenta_v8, whole genome shotgun sequence genome has a window encoding:
- the LOC110607275 gene encoding calcium-transporting ATPase 3, endoplasmic reticulum-type has translation MTVLVVVEMFNALNNLSENQSLFVIPPWSNLWLVTSIILTMLFYILILYVHPLSVLFSVTPLSWAEWTVVLYLSFPV, from the exons ATGACTGTGCTTGTCGTTGTTGAGATGTTTAATGCTTTGAACAATCTCAGTGAAAATCAATCACTTTT TGTTATCCCTCCCTGGAGTAATTTATGGCTTGTTACTTCCATCATCCTGACTATGCTGTTTTACATACTAATTCTGTATGTGCATCCACTCTCTGTTCTGTTCTCT GTAACACCATTGTCTTGGGCTGAGTGGACTGTTGTTCTATATCTTTCATTCCCTGTATGA